One window from the genome of Asterias amurensis chromosome 12, ASM3211899v1 encodes:
- the LOC139945134 gene encoding uncharacterized protein, whose product MKSFTVLICFAVAAFILMENSGVKAAAPDCSDVDTADCPAFNPDDFVCADGTTYINLCSVCKAIADGKEFSDVKDGAC is encoded by the exons ATGAAGTCTTTTACCGTACTGATCTGCTTTGCTGTTGCAG CCTTCATCCTTATGGAGAACAGTGGAGTCAAAGCCGCT gcGCCTGATTGCAGCGATGTAGACACCGCCGATTGTCCTGCCTTCAATCCTGACGACTTTGTGTGCGCAGACGGGACTACATACATCAACCTGTGCTCCGTATGCAAAGCTATTGCTGATGGCAAGGAATTTAGTGACGTCAAAGATGGTGCGTGCTAA
- the LOC139945601 gene encoding uncharacterized protein isoform X2 codes for MELRLQGTYKYDFVVRWEPFLLRPGTPEDGTPKPPGFPSASALQRIREAGKAVGIDFTLKSDRIPRTVLAHTLLEFAKETDGGNKQNDLQEAIFKGFFTDGLLPDEENLLMFAQAVGLDTEKARTFIRDDAHQKETFNRAVNWSQQGVTGVPMFFMNGHATFSGAQDIGIFSQAFDHAVTKNSTQKSEFPANM; via the exons ATGGAGCTCCGcctacaaggaacat ATAAATATGACTTTGTCGTTCGTTGGGAGCCTTTTCTACTCCGACCAGGAACCCCGGAGGATGGCACCCCCAAGCCACCTGGATTCCCTAGTGCCAG TGCGCTTCAGCGCATTCGGGAAGCCGGGAAGGCTGTAGGCATTGACTTTACTTTAAAGAGTGACAGAATACCGAGAACAGTTCTTGCTCATACTCTCCTGGAGTTTGCGAAGGAGACCGACGGAGGCAACAAACAGAATGATCTACAGGAGGCCATCTTTAAG GGGTTCTTTACTGATGGTCTTTTACCAGATGAAGAAAACCTTTTGATGTTTGCTCAAGCCGTGGGTCTAGATACCGAGAAGGCTAGAACCTTCATCCGAGATGACGCTCATCAGAAAGAGACGTTCAACAGAGCGGTCAACTGGTCACAGCAAGGGGTGACAG gTGTTCCGATGTTCTTCATGAATGGACACGCGACATTCTCAGGAGCTCAGGATATCGGTATTTTCAGTCAAGCTTTTGACCATGCAGTGACCAAGAATTCAACGCAAAAATCTGAGTTCCCTGCAAATATGTAG
- the LOC139945448 gene encoding ficolin-3-like, producing MATLVLTVLFLFAVSEINALGIACSSHQGREFLSAENKELRQVSYRQTGTRSHVQCVSYCHADPQCLSVNYHIDTHLCDQNNATRARYPDLFMTHYGSVYFDADVDTPLLSLPDPKPSTLPDTPTPVEHRYSNCKKLLEAGHTENGIFTIFPAGFSDGLKVYCDMETDGGGWIVIQRRQDGSVDFYRNWVEYRVGFGDLDGEFWLGNDNLRNLTEFGGMWQLRIDFGNWLNETAWSEYEGFRISGENFRLNVDSYNENSTAGDSLLNGPNPRLVHNGMMFSTKDKQNDNDNIGCATKYHGAWWYNDCFVSTLNGRYYVGGTETLDGMHWDGWNNDKTVKTCSMKLRPVD from the coding sequence ATGGCAACTTTGGTTCTAACAGTTCTCTTCCTTTTCGCTGTGTCTGAAATAAATGCTCTTGGTATCGCTTGTTCGTCTCACCAAGGACGAGAGTTTCTATCTGCCGAAAATAAAGAATTACGGCAAGTTTCCTACCGGCAGACTGGTACACGATCTCATGTTCAATGTGTGAGTTATTGCCATGCTGATCCTCAGTGCCTATCGGTCAATTACCACATTGACACTCACTTGTGTGATCAGAATAATGCTACCAGGGCTCGGTATCCTGACCTCTTCATGACACACTATGGGAGTGTGTACTTTGATGCCGATGTAGACACGCCTCTCCTCTCTCTGCCTGATCCCAAACCCTCTACACTACCCGATACACCAACCCCGGTCGAGCATCGTTACAGCAATTGCAAGAAGCTTCTTGAAGCAGGTCATACAGAGAATGGTATCTTTACAATATTTCCCGCTGGCTTTAGTGATGGTTTGAAGGTGTACTGTGACATGGAGACTGACGGCGGAGGATGGATCGTCATCCAGAGGCGTCAAGACGGTAGCGTTGACTTCTACCGCAACTGGGTCGAATATCGTGTTGGTTTTGGTGACTTAGACGGTGAGTTCTGGCTCGGGAACGACAACCTCCGTAATCTGACTGAGTTTGGAGGAATGTGGCAGCTGAGAATCGACTTCGGAAACTGGTTGAATGAGACAGCCTGGTCGGAATATGAAGGTTTCCGTATTTCTGGAGAAAACTTTCGGCTCAACGTGGATTCTTACAACGAGAACAGCACTGCAGGGGACTCGCTCCTTAATGGTCCAAATCCACGGCTAGTGCATAATGGAATGATGTTTTCaacaaaagataaacaaaatgaCAACGACAACATCGGTTGTGCTACAAAGTACCATGGGGCGTGGTGGTACAACGACTGTTTCGTGTCTACCCTAAACGGTCGGTACTATGTAGGAGGGACAGAAACCCTCGATGGCATGCACTGGGATGGTTGGAACAATGACAAAACCGTGAAGACATGCTCAATGAAACTTCGCCCAGTTGACTAG
- the LOC139945332 gene encoding ficolin-2-like: MKSFTVLICFAVADFVLMKFSGVKAVVTSEILSCGHQLEREFLSAENKELRQVSYRQTDTRSHVQCVSYCHADPQCLSVNYHIDTHLCDQNNATRARYPDLFMTHYGSVYFDADVDTPLLSLPDPKPSTLPDTPTPVEHRYSNCKRLLKAGHTENGIFTIFPAGFSDGLRVYCDMETDGGGWIVIQRRQDGSVDFYRNWVDYRVGFGDLDGEFWLGNDNLRGLTENKSVGIWQIRFDFENWLDETAWSEYEGFRISGENFRLNVDSYNENSTAGDATLHVYASYKHDGMMFSTKDKQNDNDEDGCAVRYHGAWWYNDCFKCNLNSRYYSRRITNDDSERDYIKWNTWNNKDSLKTCEMKIRLIS; the protein is encoded by the exons ATGAAGTCGTTTACCGTACTGATCTGCTTTGCTGTTGCAG ATTTCGTCCTAATGAAGTTCAGTGGCGTCAAAGCCGTCGTAA CTTCAGAAATACTGTCGTGTGGTCATCAATTAGAAAGAGAGTTTCTATCTGCCGAAAATAAAGAATTGCGGCAAGTTTCCTACCGGCAGACTGATACACGATCTCATGTTCAATGTGTGAGTTATTGCCATGCTGATCCTCAGTGCCTATCGGTCAATTACCACATTGACACTCACTTGTGTGATCAGAATAATGCTACCAGGGCTCGGTATCCTGACCTCTTCATGACACACTATGGGAGTGTGTACTTTGATGCCGATGTAGACACGCCTCTCCTCTCTCTGCCTGATCCCAAACCCTCCACACTACCCGATACACCAACCCCAGTCGAGCATCGTTACAGCAATTGCAAGAGGCTTCTTAAAGCAGGTCATACAGAGAATGGTATCTTCACAATATTTCCCGCTGGCTTTAGTGATGGTCTGAGGGTGTACTGTGACATGGAGACGGATGGCGGGGGATGGATCGTCATACAGAGGCGTCAAGACGGTAGCGTGGACTTCTACCGCAACTGGGTCGACTATCGTGTTGGTTTTGGTGACTTGGACGGTGAGTTCTGGCTCGGGAACGACAACCTCCGCGGTCTGACTGAAAATAAATCAGTAGGAATCTGGCAGATAAGGTTTGACTTCGAAAACTGGTTAGATGAGACAGCCTGGTCGGAATATGAAGGTTTTCGTATTTCTGGAGAAAACTTTCGGCTCAACGTGGATTCTTACAACGAGAACAGCACTGCAGGGGACGCTACCCTACATGTCTACGCGTCGTACAAACACGATGGCATGATGTTCTCCACGAAAGACAAGCAAAATGATAATGACGAAGATGGTTGTGCCGTAAGATACCATGGGGCGTGGTGGTACAACGACTGCTTCAAGTGTAATCTAAACAGTAGGTACTACTCACGTAGGATAACCAATGACGATAGTGAACGGGATTATATTAAATGGAACACATGGAACAATAAAGATTCTCTGAAGACTTGTGAGATGAAAATCCGTCTTATTTCTTAA
- the LOC139945601 gene encoding uncharacterized protein YwbO-like isoform X1 — protein MSGKPVIHIDVVSDIICPWCWVGKRRLETAINQYKDKYDFVVRWEPFLLRPGTPEDGTPKPPGFPSASALQRIREAGKAVGIDFTLKSDRIPRTVLAHTLLEFAKETDGGNKQNDLQEAIFKGFFTDGLLPDEENLLMFAQAVGLDTEKARTFIRDDAHQKETFNRAVNWSQQGVTGVPMFFMNGHATFSGAQDIGIFSQAFDHAVTKNSTQKSEFPANM, from the exons ATGAGTGGAAAACCTGTAATTCACATCGACGTAGTGAGTGACATCATATGTCCATGGTGTTGGGTCGGGAAACGGAGACTTGAAACTGCTATAAATCAATACAAAG ATAAATATGACTTTGTCGTTCGTTGGGAGCCTTTTCTACTCCGACCAGGAACCCCGGAGGATGGCACCCCCAAGCCACCTGGATTCCCTAGTGCCAG TGCGCTTCAGCGCATTCGGGAAGCCGGGAAGGCTGTAGGCATTGACTTTACTTTAAAGAGTGACAGAATACCGAGAACAGTTCTTGCTCATACTCTCCTGGAGTTTGCGAAGGAGACCGACGGAGGCAACAAACAGAATGATCTACAGGAGGCCATCTTTAAG GGGTTCTTTACTGATGGTCTTTTACCAGATGAAGAAAACCTTTTGATGTTTGCTCAAGCCGTGGGTCTAGATACCGAGAAGGCTAGAACCTTCATCCGAGATGACGCTCATCAGAAAGAGACGTTCAACAGAGCGGTCAACTGGTCACAGCAAGGGGTGACAG gTGTTCCGATGTTCTTCATGAATGGACACGCGACATTCTCAGGAGCTCAGGATATCGGTATTTTCAGTCAAGCTTTTGACCATGCAGTGACCAAGAATTCAACGCAAAAATCTGAGTTCCCTGCAAATATGTAG